One window of the Pelobates fuscus isolate aPelFus1 chromosome 12, aPelFus1.pri, whole genome shotgun sequence genome contains the following:
- the PTPMT1 gene encoding phosphatidylglycerophosphatase and protein-tyrosine phosphatase 1 has product MPVQWLAARVLFYPSLLYNVLMRKVTDRNWYDRIDDTVLLGALPFRGMSDTLVNDENVRGVITMNEEYETKLLCNSAEQWQALGVEQLRLSTLDFTGVPTLENLQRGVAFLHKHQHDGNSVYIHCKAGRSRSATMVAAYLIERHKWTPDYAEDFIARIRPHIIIRESQHQVLERFYDSVANARAPESGG; this is encoded by the exons ATGCCCGTCCAGTGGCTGGCCGCCCGGGTGCTCTTTTACCCGAGCTTGCTGTACAACGTGCTGATGAGGAAGGTAACGGACAGGAACTGGTACGATCGGATCGATGACACGGTTCTCCTGGGAGCGCTGCCCTTCCGCGGAATGAGCGACACG ttggTTAATGACGAAAATGTCCGTGGAGTCATAACTATGAATGAAGAATATGAGACTAAGCTACTCTGCAACTCTGCTGAG CAGTGGCAAGCTTTGGGAGTAGAACAACTGCGACTCAGCACACTGGACTTCACAGGGGTCCCCACATTGGAGAACTTACAGAGAGGGGTGGCATTTCTTCACAAGCACCAGCATGATGGGAACAGCGTTTATATCCACTGTAAGGCAGGCCGATCTCGCAGTGCTACAATGGTAGCAGCCTATTTAATAGAG aGACACAAATGGACTCCTGATTATGCGGAGGACTTTATCGCACGTATCAGGCCACACATCATAATCCGAGAGTCACAACACCAAGTTCTGGAAAGATTCTACGATTCAGTTGCTAACGCCAGAGCACCAGAGAGTGGAGGGTAA